A single region of the Lotus japonicus ecotype B-129 chromosome 4, LjGifu_v1.2 genome encodes:
- the LOC130714355 gene encoding protein MAINTENANCE OF MERISTEMS-like isoform X1: protein MNITLEDVLFITGLLVYGKPVISDTSRDEDAFSSIFGINQTTVSIAKLKEIACGERSEDKKMYVVLLMVITCIVVPSEDGHRCCPSYVQFVKNLDDVNSYAWGAALLSFLYSGMRKYKSRDKKYFDGNAWVLLSFLLFHILKLQQELQIDLTMQPPTPVLFSAMNSLEKIGRDQYSTYVSKVTALLNSGCHGKAKFASKFILT, encoded by the exons ATGAATATCACACTAGAAGATGTTCTTTTCATAACCGGGTTACTAGTTTATGGGAAACCCGTTATCTCAGATACTAGCCGTGATGAAGATGCATTCTCATCCATATTTGGGATAAATCAAACTACTGTTAGTATTGCTAAGTTAAAAGAAATTGCATGTGGGGAAAGGTCAGAGGATAAGAAGATGTATGTTGTACTGTTGATGGTGATCACTTGCATAGTGGTCCCATCAGAGGATGGACATAGATGTTGCCCCTCATACGTTCAATTCGTTAAGAATTTGGACGATGTGAACAGCTATGCATGGGGGGCTGCTTTACTCTCGTTCCTATATAGTGGGATGAGAAAGTACAAAAGTCGAGACAAGAAATATTTTGATGGGAACGCCTGGGTATTATTG aGTTTTTTGTTGTTCCACATTCTGAAGTTgcagcaagaacttcaaattgACCTCACAATGCAGCCGCCAACACCTGTGTTATTTTCGGCTATGAATTCATTGGAGAAGATTGGTCGAGACCAGTATTCAACATATGTGTCGAAAGTAACTGCTTTGTTAAACTCTGGATGTCACGGTAAGGCTAAATTTGcttctaaatttattttaacttgA
- the LOC130715426 gene encoding uncharacterized protein LOC130715426 has protein sequence MSNIKKSVRDNDKYSSIYGFSLALSVFALERFPFIRVEYAPVSDYPLFFRWMKIVYKPFKQTQTVKGVKAFLDRFRGLRKEDVTWQPYIDRPAQCHTYQLDMIYAYVPCIHFADIALNRADLCYEQLGLRMEDLRMPLPTIEKRR, from the exons ATGAGCAACATAAAGAAATCTGTGCGTGATAATGATAAATATTCAAGTATTTATGGTTTCTCTTTGGCTCTATCG GTATTTGCCTTAGAGCGTTTTCCATTCATCCGCGTTGAATATGCCCCAGTATCGGACTATCCCTTATTTTTCAGGTGGATGAAGATAGTGTATAAACCATTCAAGCAAACTCAAACCGTTAAGGGGGTGAAAGCGTTTCTAGATAGGTTTAGAGGATTGAGGAAAGAAGAT GTCACTTGGCAACCATATATAGATAGACCAGCACAATGTCATACCTATCAGCTAGACATGATTTATGCATATGTGCCATGCATACATTTTGCTGACATAGCTTTAAATCGGGCTGATTTGTGTTATGAACAACTGGGATTGAGGATGGAGGACCTTCGTATGCCTTTGCCTACCATAGAAAAAAGGAGATAA
- the LOC130713799 gene encoding glyceraldehyde-3-phosphate dehydrogenase, cytosolic → MGKIKIGINGFGRIGRLVARVALTRDDVELVAVNDPFITTDYMTYMFKYDSVHGPWKHHEVTVKDANTLLFGDKPVTVFANRNPEEIPWGQTGADIVVESTGVFTDKDKAAAHLKGGAKKVIISAPSKDAPMFVVGVNEHEYKPELNIISNASCTTNCLAPLAKVINDRFGIVEGLMTTVHSITATQKTVDGPSAKDWRGGRAASFNIIPSSTGAAKAVGKVLPALNGKLTGMAFRVPTVDVSVVDLTVRLEKAATYDQIKAAIKEESEGKLKGILGYTEDDVVSTDFIGDNRSSIFDAKAGIALNDNFVKLVSWYDNEMGYSTRVVDLIVHVAKSL, encoded by the exons ATGG GCAAGATCAAGATCGGAATTAACG GATTCGGAAGGATCGGGCGTTTGGTGGCCAGAGTTGCTCTTACCAGAGACGATGTTGAACTTGTTGCTGTTAACGATCCATTCATCACCACCGATTACATG ACATACATGTTTAAGTATGACAGTGTTCACGGTCCATGGAAGCACCACGAGGTCACTGTCAAGGACGCTAACACCCTTCTCTTTGGTGATAAGCCAGTCACTGTATTTGCAAACAG GAACCCAGAGGAGATCCCATGGGGTCAGACCGGAGCTGATATTGTTGTGGAGTCCACTGGAGTTTTCACTGACAAGGACAAGGCTGCTGCCCATTTGAAG GGTGGTGCCAAGAAGGTTATTATCTCTGCCCCCAGCAAAGATGCTCCCATGTTTGTTGTAGGTGTTAACGAGCATGAGTACAAGCCAGAGCTTAACATCATTTCCAATGCTAGCTGCACAACCAACTGCCTTGCCCCCCTTGCCAAG GTTATTAATGACAGATTTGGCATTGTTGAGGGTTTGATGACCACTGTTCATTCCATCACTG CCACTCAGAAGACTGTTGATGGGCCATCCGCAAAAGACTGGAGAGGTGGAAGGGCTGCCTCATTCAACATCATTCCCAGCAGCACTGGAGCTGCTAAG gCTGTTGGCAAAGTGCTTCCTGCTTTGAATGGAAAATTGACCGGGATGGCATTCCGTGTTCCTACTGTGGATGTCTCAGTTGTTGACCTCACAGTCAGACTGGAGAAGGCTGCCACCTATGATCAAATTAAAGCTGCTATCAA GGAGGAGTCTGAGGGCAAATTGAAGGGAATCCTCGGTTACACTGAAGATGATGTGGTCTCAACTGACTTCATTGGCGACAACAG GTCAAGTATCTTTGATGCCAAGGCTGGAATTGCTTTGAATGACAACTTTGTCAAGCTTGTCTCGTGGTATGACAACGAGATGGGATACAG CACCCGTGTGGTTGACCTGATCGTGCATGTTGCAAAATCTCTTTAA
- the LOC130712944 gene encoding uncharacterized protein LOC130712944, with amino-acid sequence MESATIPHDPTFKAMYNIVHIDEKWFYMTKKSANYYLLPDEADPLRYCKNKNFIGKVMFLVAITRPRFDDEGNETFSRKIGVFPFVTKESAKRTSVNRVAYTLETTHITSMTKEISRSFLIEKVIPTIKEKWPRDDIHIPVFIHQDNVISHIKDNDSEFCRVAREDGFDIRLMFQPPNSPYLNVLDLGFFSVIQALHYKEPTRTIDELISVVVKSFESFPSIVSNTIFLTLQT; translated from the coding sequence ATGGAAAGTGCTACAATACCACATGACCCAACTTTTAAAGCTATGTACAACATTGTTCATATAGATGAAAAATGGTTTTACATGACAAAGAAGTCTGCAAACTACTACTTGTTGCCAGATGAAGCGGATCCATTGCGCTATtgcaaaaacaaaaatttcatTGGCAAGGTAATGTTTTTAGTTGCTATTACTCGGCCAAGATTTGATGATGAAGGGAATGAAACTTTTTCTCGAAAAATTGGAGTTTTTCCTTTTGTCACCAAAGAGTCGGCGAAGAGGACTAGTGTCAATAGAGTTGCATATACACTTGAAACAACACATATCACCTCAATGACTAAGGAAATTAGCAGATCATTCTTAATTGAAAAAGTGATTCCTACGATAAAAGAAAAGTGGCCAAGAGATGACATACACATTCCAGTTTTTATCCATCAAGACAATGTTATAAGTCACATTAAGGACAATGATAGTGAATTCTGTCGAGTTGCGAGAGAAGATGGATTTGATATTCGACTCATGTTCCAACCTCCGAATTCCCCATATTTAAATGTCTTAGACCTGGGTTTCTTTAGTGTCATTCAAGCATTACATTATAAGGAACCAACAAGAACAATTGATGAACTTATTAGTGTAGTAGTCAAATCATTTGAATCATTTCCATCTATTGTTTCAAATACGATTTTCTTAACATTACAGACATGA
- the LOC130714355 gene encoding protein MAINTENANCE OF MERISTEMS-like isoform X2 has translation MNITLEDVLFITGLLVYGKPVISDTSRDEDAFSSIFGINQTTVSIAKLKEIACGERSEDKKMYVVLLMVITCIVVPSEDGHRCCPSYVQFVKNLDDVNSYAWGAALLSFLYSGMRKYKSRDKKYFDGNAWVLLSFLLFHILKLQQELQIDLTMQPPTPVLFSAMNSLEKIGRDQYSTYVSKVTALLNSGCHGY, from the exons ATGAATATCACACTAGAAGATGTTCTTTTCATAACCGGGTTACTAGTTTATGGGAAACCCGTTATCTCAGATACTAGCCGTGATGAAGATGCATTCTCATCCATATTTGGGATAAATCAAACTACTGTTAGTATTGCTAAGTTAAAAGAAATTGCATGTGGGGAAAGGTCAGAGGATAAGAAGATGTATGTTGTACTGTTGATGGTGATCACTTGCATAGTGGTCCCATCAGAGGATGGACATAGATGTTGCCCCTCATACGTTCAATTCGTTAAGAATTTGGACGATGTGAACAGCTATGCATGGGGGGCTGCTTTACTCTCGTTCCTATATAGTGGGATGAGAAAGTACAAAAGTCGAGACAAGAAATATTTTGATGGGAACGCCTGGGTATTATTG aGTTTTTTGTTGTTCCACATTCTGAAGTTgcagcaagaacttcaaattgACCTCACAATGCAGCCGCCAACACCTGTGTTATTTTCGGCTATGAATTCATTGGAGAAGATTGGTCGAGACCAGTATTCAACATATGTGTCGAAAGTAACTGCTTTGTTAAACTCTGGATGTCACG GATATTAA
- the LOC130712941 gene encoding uncharacterized protein LOC130712941 — MLPAMLQEQIPFTTRLSPLFCFNYVEHHLPHLLARQFEVLEGLNLDVAQDSLQPIAFKHNKGKHGSNFQKHYEKELSAWNRRRILALERTTSPTQIVSQSSPEPQGPPTQVRPEVSSEPPDNLPHLGASRGSDHPLTTSPTQTNSSSSTALEGTPTRARSEDDNNSPSSTAPEGTPTWARPEDEYDNDHIQHDPPPDIQKNVYDYCTKLDPKSKDKDRQDSEILIHFGRQYLTRFDLNCMRSKQWVNNFTIMFASKFIMAEQEIQRSKVTRYIFNDSLVENIICKELDEFRMGTRVCWNEKPYFSSIVNNIEVVNKLKDCKLVSCNV; from the exons ATGCTGCCTGCTATGCTCCAAGAACAAATTCCTTTCACCACCCGTCTATCACCACTGTTCTGCTTCAACTATGTGGAACAccatcttcctcatcttcttgcTAGACAATTTGAGGTGTTGGAAGGGTTGAATCTTGATGTTGCTCAAGATTCTCTTCAACCAATCGCTTTCAAGCATAACAAGGGGAAACATGGGTCTAACTTCCAAAAGCACTACGAAAAAGAGCTCTCAGCATGGAACAGGAGGCGCATTTTGGCTCTG GAGCGGACCACCTCCCCCACCCAGATTGTTTCTCAATCTTCTCCGGAGCCGCAAGGCCCCCCCACCCAGGTGCGTCCAGAGGTTA GTTCAGAACCCCCTGACAACCTCCCCCACCTAGGCGCGTCCAGAG GTTCAGACCACCCCCTGACCACCTCCCCCACCCAGACTAATTCTTCCTCTTCTACGGCGCTGGAAGGCACCCCCACCCGGGCGCGTTCAGAG GATGATAATAATTCTCCCTCTTCTACGGCGCCGGAAGGCACCCCCACCTGGGCGCGTCCAGAG GATGAATATGACAATGACCATATCCAACACGATCCTCCCCCTGACATTCAGAAAAATGTGTATGATTACTGCACCAAATTGGATCCGAAATCAAAAGACAAAGATCGGCAGGATTCTGA GATTTTGATTCACTTTGGCCGTCAATATTTAACGCGTTTTGATCTTAATTGCATGAGATCAAAACAATGGGTGAATAATTTT ACAATTATGTTTGCTTCAAAATTTATCATGGCTGAACAAGAAATACAAAGGAGCAAAGTGACCCGTTACATTTTCAATGATTCACTTGTT GAAAACATTATTTGTAAGGAATTGGATGAATTTCGGATGGGAACTCGGGTATGTTGGAATGAGAAGCCGTATTTTTCATCTATTGTAAATAATATTGAAGTCGTCAACAAGTTGAAGGATTGCAAATTGGTAAGTTGTAATGTGTAG
- the LOC130713800 gene encoding uncharacterized protein LOC130713800, whose protein sequence is MSKFNHKFSLSLLQTKNFREVENIEVAIAQYFLRVIEEVGLSSVLQIVIDNATNCKAAGRGIQKAENKGRPHYGLEPGIFFNHMTWPPRKRHQPVGPAPPLNGTDHATEFTAAASRVIHGLGLCTTDKTPNRTNLPTSHFTLYI, encoded by the exons ATGAGCAAATTCAATCACAAATTCAGCCTCAGCTTGCTTCAAACAA AGAACTTCCGCGAAGTTGAAAACATTGAGGTTGCTATTGCTCAATATTTTCTTAGAGTCATTGAAGAAGTGGGCCTATCTAGTGTTCTACAAATTGTGATTGATAATGCCACAAATTGCAAGGCAGCTGGGAGAGGAATACAAAAG GCCGAAAACAAAGGCAGGCCACACTATGGGCTTGAACCTGGAATATTCTTCAACCACATGACGTGGCCACCAAGAAAAAGACATCAACCAGTGGGCCCCGCTCCTCCTCTCAACGGCACAGATCACGCCACCGAATTCACCGCTGCAGCATCACGAGTCATACACGGGCTTGGGCTTTGTACCACAGACAAAACCCCTAACCGCACTAACCTACCCACCAGTCATTTCACCCTCTATATATAA